Part of the Zingiber officinale cultivar Zhangliang chromosome 8A, Zo_v1.1, whole genome shotgun sequence genome, ATACAGATAGTTGTAAAGTGGTCAAAAGCAACCAAAAAACTAAAACATTTCCTCATAATATAACTACTAGCTTCCCAGTTGAGAAACGGTCAAAAGTAATTTGAAAACCACCAAAACATTTAGCTCATAATATAACTATTACCTTTTCTTCCAATTGGACCTTAAGACGTTGATAAACCAGATCAAATTCTTTTCTGCTGATTTCACATATGTTTTGCCAAGCGTGCCTATATTTGTCTTCCCCGCTCTATGAAACAAGAGACTAGTTGtgaaaaagaataataaagaaatGAATTTTCTGCCAATGTACAAACATAGAATGATAATTGGTGCATCAAGGATAATAATTAGGTGATAAAAAAAACAATCTTCTGTGCTTGTGTATGAAGATCCACCCTTTATAGGTTTAAGTTGATAATTATCACCTGCAATTTCACAACTGCTTGTTGTGCCCTTGTCTTGAAATCTGGATCGTCATCAAACTTTTTCTTTGATGCCTTATAAAAAGCCTGAAGTGGCAAAGAAATCAGTCAGATTTGTAATAAATACAATACCATTAAGAAAATCATTCAAAAGGGTCTTAAAATAGGGTTTATTTTCAGTTTTATCCAAGTTGATACATACACGCTAACCATTCCTAAAGAGGGGGGAAAAAAGAGTGCATATATTGTTTTAAAAAGTTATACTCATCCTTATGTTGTATTTTGCCACAAAAATATAATTAGAATCACATCAGACAACCCTAAATCATCCAAATTCAATCTATATTAGCACACAATGGATCAGATTCAATATGCACAAAAACAAACTAGAGAGCACATATTTACAGATAATGAAAGAAAGACAAACCAAACAAAATAGATTATGATTTCTCTGTTAAACACAAAGAAAAAAGTTACATGGATTAATATTGTGTTGATATTATCAATGGATAGCATTTCACTTTGAAACGAAACCCAGGGAAGGAACCAGTCAACCTCCTGGGGCACAGTTAAAACCTAACTCAACATTCTTCACAAGATCCATCAAAATTATGAGACATGCTTACATGTAGATAATTTTTTTGCATTTaacacttaattttttaaaaaaataaaataaatatctcAGACTATTGGATGAGTATATTATGAATTGTATGTTTATAGAGCATGGTTCCATGACAAACCTTACCACTAAGGCAGGATCACATTCTAAAACATGATAAATCCACAAAAACTTAGCAATGTCATATCACACCTGAAGGTCACCAATAGCTTGATCCCCAGCATCCTCCCAATTTGGAAATTGTTCAAACAAATACTCGATTAACATGCCAAACTGCAgaagaataaaataaatttattcaacAGCAATTTACAAGAGGCAACAATAAGTATATAAAATATAAAGTTTAATTAATGagtaattaaaatataaaattaacaaAAGTACATGGCATCCCTGATAGAACAACAATAGTCAACAATTAAAAGGTAGCGTCATACACAGAATCCACCTTATTCAAAGTTTATATAGACATACAATGCATTAAGTCAAGGTACCACCATAATAGTTCTGGTTAAGTTGTTGTAATGGGAATCACGTTCCCAAGTGCCATGAAACTATGGCTCTCACTAAAATAATGGCACTAAACTTACACCCTTTTCTGTATTATATTAATATAATACAACTTAATATGGAATATATCCtatattaatataatataatatagtaGATATCCATAGGTAATACTAAGTGTGCCACTTCAGAGGTGATATATGGATTGCATTTAGATAGTTGGTGGAAAGCATAATAaaacaaaatgcaaaggaaattttACAAGGATGCTTTGTATAAGGGCTGCAGAAGAGAAAAGGGAACCTATAGAGGTAGTAGGGGTGGCAATCCCTACTACAAGCAAAGGGAGGGGAGGAGAACAGGAGCTTATATGGTGGATTAGTGGACAAATAAATACTGTTAACCATTTATATTatcttttttaacttatcaagcaTAATCACATTCCAAACTAGGATATCAAACAGGGGAATATATCGAatttacattttaaaaaattccatgTCAACATGTATGTCTGTGATTGTAATTCATAACTTTATTTGTCTGTAAAAGAACTGTTGCTCTTAAAAGTTTAAAAGCAATTTACCACAGGTTGTTTTACAAAACATAGTTGATCAGGCCCCTTTTTGTATGATGAGATACTTGCAAGAACTGCACCAGTGTATAAATTGATCACGGGATACCAAAGGCAAAGACAGGAGATAGAGAACTAGGTATCAAACTTAGAACATAAGACAGATAATGTATAAATGTTATGCGGGAAGTAACCAATCTCAGTACATTAGActaacagtaaaaaaaaaaaaagatctgaCTTTTAAAGGAAACACGAAATAAAATAACAGCATATTGATTCTTCAGTAACTTAATTTAGGAAGACCCTTACAGAAAAGACAAAAAGAACCACAAATGTTACCTGTGTACCCCAATCACCAACATGATTCCTTCGAAGGACTTCCACGTTCGAAAACTCCAACATGCGAGCTAAAGTGTCACCCATAATGGTGGATCTTAAGTGACCAACATGCATTTCCTTTGCAATATTAGGTGATGAGAAATCTACCACTGCCTTTCTAACTGAAAGTATTGGTGCCCATTGCTCAATCCCATTTACCAACATGTTTTGGATATGCTGTGTCATATTTAAATTTCTGCATAACAGATAGAAGAAAGAAAGATATGACTGAGGAAACAGATCAATGTTTCTTTACCTTAGATATCcacttgtttgaaaattttatattcaCAAATCCAGGTCCAGCAACAGAGGTAGATTCAATCATCTCAGATTCAGGAAGATTTTTGGCAATTGCCTGTATAAAATGTCATATCAATATTGTTTTAGAGAACAAAAAATGATACAAACCACCATGAGTATCAGAACAATGTAATATGGTGCCACCTAATTGGCTGTGAATTTTTGACTTTGCAAACATTATGTAGGAACTGATGCTAATGGGAATTATGAGGTACCTGGCCAATAGAACTGGGATTCTTGAACTGGGTTGTTTTCCCCTTCAATTGTGACCAAATTACCATTGCATTGTTGCTACATCAAAGTTTTTCTAGTCATTTTCATTCACCAAACAAAGAGCAAATAGTAACAATGGTAACTATAATTATGAAACAATAGACAAATTAATCTTATAAATATCTAAATTAGAGGAGAATTGCAGTGGCAATAACGATTAAACATTCTAACAACTAATAAGAACTCAAAATGCAATAGACCTGCATAGTCAGTTTATCAAGCACACAACAGAGAAACAAAGAGGCTTTGCTGAAATTTGGCCGAAGTGCTTTGCTGAAGAAGAATATAGTAAGAATTTCACCATTGATAATCACCGAACTTTGCTTGGCAAGCCGCAACAATGGGCTGGACTTCATCTGGGAATAATGAGCCAAGGGATTCTTTCACCAACCTTGAAAGCTGTTGTTTAGCGCTTCCAGCTCGCTCTATATTCTGTCACAAATGAAATTCATTCacccaccaaaaaaaaaaaaaaaaccatcccGCCATATCAAAAACTGCATGAACTATCAGTGGGTGGTGGAGACAAGGACTCACCTCAAACCCTAATAAATTATGAACTAAAACACTAGCTTTAGGAACGCGtattttatgaatttattttacCATCCTAAAGCAATAAAGAGAAGTGATCAAATCCTAGTATTCCCTAACGTcaataaagaaaaattaaaattaatcagagACCATTCTTAGTCTAGAAGAGGATGAGCGAAGATGAGCTATCAATGAACCCAGAAAAGTTTTCAACTCACCCTGCTCGTAGCTGGCGCTTCACAGGGCGCAGACATCGGCACAATCTCGTTGCTCATTGCGGAGACAAACACCCTCGCTCTTCTCGTCCAATCAGGACTTCTAGAAGTAACACGAAAATAGCCTGCCTAGGTCCAGAATCCCCAATCCGAAACAAGAACAATAACAATTGCACAAATTTAAATCACAGAAGAATTCAATTAAATGTCATAACTacaaaacagaagaagaagaagaagaagaagaagaagcatacAGACACCAAGCAATCCTCAAGAGGAGTGAGGAGAAATGCTCACCGAAAGGAAGCGTGGTGATGATAACGGTGAGGAGACAGTGGGAGCAGCGGCGGAAACAGACCCGCGTCGTGATGGTAGCGGTGGGGAGGTGGCGGGAGCAGAGGCGGAAACAGAGCCCATGGGCAGTGGGCTAGATTAAATATGAGCGGCGTCTGCGGCTAATTTTAGGGTTTCTTACGCGTATACAATTTGTTCGTTGTTGGCCAGATTTGACGTGTACACATCTGGTGGCTACGAAACCCAGGAAGATGTGAGGAAGCTTCAAATAGGCCCGAAGTGCGACGTAGCTCGAGCAGATCGAACCCGATTAAAGCCCAGTAAAAGAGAAATAGCTTCCAACAGGTCCAAGCTGACCGTGTTGCTTAACTGGATACTCTTCCTTGTTCACACTGTTTCGCCGTCGCCAGGCCTCATTCCTTCCCGATGCTCGCTTCTCGGCCATAACCATGGCGACCCGCAAGCTCCTCGCGCTATCTCGACGTAGCCTTGTTCCCTCCGGCCTCGATCCGCCTCCACCACCTATGCTGCTGCTCTGGCAACTCCAGCCGCCGCCGCCTCCCTCTCCGTGGTCAAACCTCCCGTGATGCCCTACGATCGGTTCACCCAGGCGGTACGATCCAAGATCAAGAAGCTACTCGCTTGTCTTAGAGGGTCTCTTCGAATGCTCTCCCATATGGATCACCAACCCATTGCCCTTATCGGCCGGGTTGCCTATCCTCGTTAAAGTTAGTCCTCTCTAGACGATCGACCATGTCGAATGCTCTCTTTGGGTATCCCACACAGATTGGATGCATTTCTAGAAACTATCACACGCCGCATGATCTCTCCATTCGTTACACATTGAGCCTTCACCGGATACTAATGCTTCTTCAGTTGCAACAACTCTTCTATTGgtatagcagtccaatgtccaTCCTATTTATATATTTACTTTTAATTCAAGTCTCTAAATTTTGCCGGATTAATCTTTGAAGTAGACGCTTTATTTTACCTGAAGTACAACGAAACCGAGAGGTCCGAGACGTTATCCCATTTAGAATTCAAGCACTTATTATTTTACCATTGTACATGATTAGGGCTGGAATTTTTTACAAAATTCCCGACTCTCAATTCATTTCCGTTCCGAATTTTTCCCGACCTAAATATTTTTCGACTGGAGTGGTCAGGATTTTTTCCAACCCGACCAAAATCGAGAAAAGGATCAGAGACACAAGCTCTACCCGACCCGACCcgaatatattaataataatttttaatttgactttttaaaaaatatatatatagaaaactaggtctaaaaattaaaatatctaaaaACTGAATTACGATTTTAaaaaacacaaaaagaaaaataaaaaagtaagtaAACATTAAACTAGGATAATTACGCATCTCAAATTCTCATTCACTCATTCAGCCGTTCACTTCACGCAACACGTGAATCACATCGTTCGCCCTTCACCGTTCGCTCTTCGTCGTTCACCCTTCGTCCTTCACCGTTCGTCGTTCGCCCTTCGCCGTTCGTCGTTCACCCTTCGTCCTTCGTTGTTCGCCGACTTATTCCACTGGAACCCTAGCCCATGCCCACATGGCCATACCTCCTTTTTGATCTGCTTCTTCCGCTTGTCCATCCGGGAGCTCTCTTATCTCTCTTCCATTTCTCTGCGTGTTCGGCTACAGCGTCCCTAACAACAGTCCAAGCCACGCTGCCTCCTCCATTCCCGTATCGGATCTTCACGGCTGACGTTCCCCTCCCTCCCTTAGTTCGTGCTCTACTGGCCAATAAGCCAAGGCAGCAAAGAGCCACATTGATCTATAAAGGTATTTGTCAAAACTTTGCTGCAATTGCTTTATTAGTTACAATCATAGTTTATGTTTGATGTTGTTGCTTTCATATGGATTCAATCAATTTGTTCACCATGATGGTATGTGTATTATGTTTTTGATGAACTGAATTTCCTTATAATGTTTTCTACATGTTATATAGGTTTTATATTTTTCCTAAATCTTGCTCCCTAATTACTTGAGTATCGTGAACATGTATTTGTATGCTATTTTGTCTGGTACAACTATCTAAATATTGTGTTCTGCCTTGTGATAAGTTCCTTGGGGGCTCAGTAAAGTGTTGATTCAAAAGTGTTCTGTCTTATGATATATTTCTATATACATTTTAAACATGATGTCAAATTGTCAATCTCTATTTTTCTTAAATCTTGCTCACCTAGCATTCTCTTTTTAGTAATATTTGAATGTTTCTAACTGTGCTATCTGATTCTGAACTATATTCATATTATTGTAGTTGTTCATAAGTTCATTCATGGATACATTTAGAGGAAGTGGTAGCTCTCCTTCCATCACTCAACCTCACACAGTATCTCCATCCAAAACATCAATCATTCATGAGGAAGTAGTAGATATTGGaggcaaaaggaaaaaaatagcGGATGTATGGTCACACGCCAAGAAAATTATAATgagaaatgacaaaaatgatgtcATTGTTGTTGTTGCTATTTGCAATTATTGCAAAACTGAAGTTCCTGCCCATAGCAAAACACATGGGGATAATGACATTGATGGGCATGTGAAGAAATGAAAAAAGATTCCTCATAATACGGTGAAGTCAGGTTCTTCTCAACCAATCTTAACACAATCGTCCATGAATAATGCTTTGACACCCCACATCTTTTGCCAAAAAAAACTTGAAGATAAGGTTGTTACATTTGTTGTTAAAGATGAGATGCCATTTAGGGTAGTGGAAGGGGTAGGGTTTGTAGAGATGATGAAGGAAGCTCAACCTCGATTCAAGATTCCCAACAGAAAGAAAATTGCTTCTCTTGTATGGGATTTATATGCATTGGAGATGACTAAGATAAAGAGTGTCATTGGTGATCAAAGGGTAAGTATCACGATCGATTCTTGGACCTCAATTCAAAATATCATTTACATGGTAATCACAGCTCATTTCTTGGATAATGATTGGAAGTTGCATATGCGAATAATAAATTTCACCAAGATTACCTCTCACAAAGGAGATGACATTGGCAAAGTTTTAGAAACATGCTTGAGCGATTAGGGGATAGATAAAGTTTTCACTATCACAGTTGATAATGCTAGCACGAATGATAAAGCGGTGGAGTACATGGGAAAGAGGCTAAAGGAAATACGCACTCTATTATTTGATGGTAAATACTTGCATTTGAGATGTTgtcatattataaatttaattatcaaGAGTGGGTTGAAGTTTCTTAATGAGTCAGTTGATTCCATTAGAAACTGTGTGAAATATATTCACTCTTCTGGAGCACGGTTGGGCCAATTTAGGGAGTGTGCTATCCTATTGAAAATGGATAAAATGTCAACCATTCCAATGGATGTGCCTACGAGATGGAATTCCACCTATACAATGCTTTTTGTCGCATACAAGTTTAAAAAAGTGTTTGGTAGGATGACAGAGAATGTTCAATTTGTTGAATACTTTGAAGGGGTAGATGGTtcggagaagaaaaagagagtgGGGCCTCCTATGGAAAAAGATTGGGAGAAGGCACAATTCTTTGTGAATTTTCTCAAGAGGTTTCATGATACTACATTGCAACTTAGTACTACCAAGAAAACTACATCACCCTTGATTTAGGAGGAAATAGTTGCAATGAGGATGATCATTGATGAGATAATACTTGACACTACTGATCCTTCATTACAAGAAGTTGCTAAGAGAATGGAGAGTAAGTTCAATAAGTATTGGGGTAATCTTGAGAAGGTGAACAAGCTTGTTTTCCTAGGTCACATTCTAGATCCTCATTATAAACTTCAAATGATTGGGATCCATTTGGGAGATATGAAATTGGATGCTAGTAAAATACAATCCTTTGTTGACGGTTTAAAGAATTGTCTAATGGAGTTGTATCATGCATATAAAGGGAATTCACCTTTGGATCATATTAATGGGATTGATGATGGCGATGTAGATAAAGATTTGATGGAAATGTATAAGAATGATCCCATTAAACTAAACTATCATCTGAAAATGGCTCAACTAAAAAAAGCTCAAAAGCAAGCAAAAATAACCAATGAGGTGGACAAGTACTTCTCGGATCCTTTGTGAAATGGAGCTCAAGCTTCGATATTTTGGAATGGTGGAAAGGAAATACAACGACATTTCTAATCTTATCTAAGATTGCCaaggatattttttttaatccctTCATCTACTGTTGCTAGTGAGAATGCTTTTAGCCTTGGGAGGAGAGTTGTAGATCCATTTAGGGCATCATTGCATACCAAAATGGTGGAGGCACTAGTGTGCACTAGTGACTGACTTAGAGGTGAAGAAATTAACTTATACAAGGAGCCGACAGAAGATGAATTAAACTTTTATAAGGATTGTGAAGAAGTGGTCACAACTAAGTCAATATTTAACTTGTTTATCTTGTTATAGACTATAGAGTATAGATTGTGCTTATATGATATTTGTTGTTTGTAGGTACCCTCATTGCTTAATTGTGGATGCTCTTGCTTACCAGATAAAGGAGGATATTGAAGAATATGAATATCATCAGCACTagtgttttgtgaatgatgatctTTAAGACATCTACTTAGTTATCCATTGACATTTTCATAATCAAGTTAGTAGTCATTTATGAACAtttgtatctttttatttttgactGTTGCAGTGTTGCTATCTCCATCAATGTGTAttgatcccgtccgaaagctgaatcaatggacgctgggcacgtgacgctctctgAGTTGCTGAcatagatctccgaccggtcgtacgaacctccggtgaacctgcaaggaagtcgggccgggaaggggttcccggcgacgaccctccgacgctctagTCAGGTAAGCAGACAACCAAGAAATGGCTCACAATCTTAGaaaacgcgtacctccggtgaagtgcgaggctccttatatagagctgggaaggagctcctgcacacataccgaggcgaatacgtgtccccagcccatacctcagtaagggcttgtcagaaagcttacctgacaccatactgctacagtccaagcacgtctttgatgggacatcggaaccctctgtcgtaagatttggagtatggcctggtcatagaacatgcccgctgtcagaagatgtttcttgTCCTTTTCTTACTCCATGCCGGCCGGTCGGCACtcacctcacgtccggccggtcatatgtactggtccacttaggagatttccggtaatgtgctctgtggagactttgCAGTATGCTACTTTATGCCTTTGGTCgaacgggctatccgctcggccatatgcctCTGTTCAACCTGAGCGTCGGAATCCCTAGTCCCGTCGGGTCGTCTATGGTTCAGCTGGGACCCCGTTTAGCCGACCGGTCtacccttctccggtcggacgTATGgtattttgacctccacgtggctaGGGGTGTCAATTTgagtgggtcgggtcgggttgggtcgggttgagtttttttttttttttaacccaacccgaacccgacccgaacccgagtccaacccaaaacacctaaacccgaacccgaccaacccgatcaacccgaacccgacccatataacccgaaaatccgattcaaaatgatttttttttggctattttctctataattctttactttttatcttaatactccatcattatcatacaaatatacataaaaacatctaaatttttaaaataaaatttgatttaaccctaaaaaaATCCACAAatccctatatttaagtcaacccgggtcaacccgaacccaacccgtcccaacccgaaaattttttactctccaacccttcaacccgaacccgacccgaacccgaaaatgcccaacccgaacctgatttttttcgggtcgactttGGTTGGGtcatcgggtcgggttcatttttgacacccctacacgtggcgttgactcccccgaaagggggtcccccgttcttacctccggatcacttgcctcctcttcaagtctagtcgaaggaggtgattagtccgactgactggaccatcagtttagCCGAACGGCGTCCTTCAGCTACCATCCGCTCGGAATAAAAGGAGGTAGCCAAAACGCCAGTCGTCACCCTCCCTCTGATCTCCTCGGAAGTTGCAccaatctccgtcattaaggccaagcacgcgCGCTGCGCCTCGATAAGGCACTTATTAAATGCTCCCTTGTGGcagaatgccacgtggcattgctgccatcagcgtacggcggcggcggtgcaggcgacgagaccgaggcggcTCAAAATCAAGGGCCCGATGCACGCTCcgattctcgtgacctggatccaacggtggaggccgctcgggctccgcCCTATAAAATCTTCGCTTTCTCCCCTTCACTGCATTTGCGTCTGCGCGAGTTCACTGCTTCCTCTTGCATTCCAGACTCTCGGCGATCTCATGCTTCTGTTTCCGACGATCTCCGGTGCTCTTCCCTCGATCTTCTTCTTCGTTGTAAGGTtctcctcctttctctctttggttctagcattttctttgcacttctttcccaagttttcgtcCTCGGGGTACTGTTCCGTTGCCATCTTCTTGCTTTTATCTTCTGCCTTcgtcttttttggtttcgtccgctcAGACAATGGCCCAACCTTCTCAATCCCAAGACCAAACCCTCagtccatggtacactaccatggagtcgcgcttcgatcggcgcgacaccGACCTTCTGATTAATACTTTTGAGATCCCCTCCgaccttgaaatcatcctacccacagattctgctcggccacacaaaccaccGCGCGAAGCGTTTTGTGTTTTCCATGACCAGTTCACGGCTGGTTTGCGactccccattcatcccttctttgtagatgtttgcaactttttcggcattccgctcggaagcctagtccccaatactttcCGCCTCTTATGCGGTGTAGTCGTCTTCtttaaaatccataacattcccctccgatcGGAGGTTTTctactacttctattaccctaagTAGTCCGAGCTGGGAACttatatgttccaggctcggcccggcttagttttcttcaataaacttccttcttccaacaagcattggaaagaattctacttctacattcgccttcccgagcgggctcccttccgaacccagtggcaggtcggcctTCCTCTCTCCCCATagctcaaaagattcaagacccggcCGAATTATtttcacgccgccaacatgctcgCCGGCCTGCggtttgacatcaacaagttccttcCGGAAGGAgtcatgtacatattcggcctgagtccgatcagaaccctCCTCCCGAGCAGcttggtaagaattttacttggtcatttgccttgattgctaactgattttcttctttttcctttgcagcgaatattatcatggagtcggtgatggctgacATTCTCAAGAagaaagcggcggcgctcgaggccgcagttGCCcgagaaatggagacgctcggcatccagccggttggctctaatgaagaagagagcgggacaAATGCCGGGGAGTCGGcagctcaggcttctctcccagagcaAGCGGCTGGAGCAACTAttagccaagagccttccgctcgggaggaaggctccgctccggAAGAAGAGTGGCCTCTccaacaaaagaggcgccgagtggagactcccctccgATCAGCCACATCAGCGGTTCAGCCGTCCGCCCGAGCCACCACAAGCActcgcggcaaggctccagaggtcgaggctatttcgtccgaccggaccccGTCTCAACTAGACGCGCAGGCGGACCCTCTTGAGGCCGTTCCCGTCAGcatccttccgcccgctccccaaCGAGTCCAGCGTTCAACCATCTTATCCCAATTTTCGGCACCGGCCTCTGATCTTTCTCCGGCATCTGCCCAGACAACTCCCGATCGGCGCCGAACCATCCGGGTCTCCCTTCATCTCCCGACTAAGGAATTAATGCCTGAAGCCGATCGGCCAACAACGCCCGAGCACCTGATTACCATGAAAGGGCCTTAGCTGAAATATGGGTCGACGCTCGGGTGCGCGTCGCCATGATCCCCCTCAGTAATCTAGCCAACAACCATATAcaacaggccacgggggtaagtttatttcATATAGTCCATTACGCATTATTTCCGATCGGCTTCTAACACCCTGCTCGtgacagagatgggtggaggagatcgtcgTTTGCAGTCGTCTGGCGATGGTGGATGCAGAATTGAGACAGCTGAAGGCTGcaagcggtccgtccggctctcaaggcccttcgTATGTCGAGCTGAAGAAAGAGCTTAAAAAGGCTCAGGATTtactggcggccgagcagaagaagaccgccgatcaggcccacgctttggccgagctcgagcggcaagtcaagtcgctcgaccaaaaaataagcctggccaccactcggaaaaacacggctatctccgatgtggagaaaaagaatgtggaggctcggggcctagagcagaaagtaaaggagctgatggagcagctcgatggCGAGAAAgcaggccgctcggctgacgcACTCAAGCATATagacgagctgaaaactctgcaggagtccctcgccGCGTCCCAATTGGCCTTCCAagaataccaagaggccgagccaagctgggtcgccgccctgagacagaattacatccgctcgcctgaattttcggagaaagtttACAAGCGGATGTACACTGCTTTCGACCTTGccatgaccgccaccaccacatacttgaagtccaaggggcaacttcccgagtccACCGTCATCCCGGCCGCCAATCAAGTGTCGCTTCTTGACAACATACcgaaggatctttacgattaCCTAGAGTAGAAGTTaatatgtaattcggccgcttgGGCAAAGATTACCCTTTTTGTAATTTGGTTGCTCGGCCTTAGTTTCCTTAATataatctccttttgcttgctttgtcTTTTTGCTAATCCATATGTGTGCTGTCCGCTCGCCTCTTATCATACCTCTCGTGTTCGAAAAGGATTTTTACGTACGTATTTTGAATAAGtattccgctcggctgaatatgtcCTACTTCGACAGAAGATGTTCGCTGGatattgaagtacctttgggtactgggccgagcggaacgtagggGCGGTCGAACGATTATTGATGGCGAGTACGCATCATACCTCTTTGGGTACtcgactcgatatttaacgtcggagctcgacggtcttccgctcggagggtttatagtcgccggctcaactctcgatttttaacgtcggggctcgacggtcttccgctcggagggtttatagacgccggctcgtctctcaatttttaacgtcggagcttgacggtcttccgctcggagggtttatagacgtcggctcgtctcttgatttttaacgtcggagctcgacggtcttccggctcgtctttcgatttttaacgtcggagctcgacggtcttccgctcggagggtttatagacgccggcttgtctctcgatttttaacgtcggagctcgacgg contains:
- the LOC122011701 gene encoding arginine--tRNA ligase, cytoplasmic-like isoform X1; the protein is MGSVSASAPATSPPLPSRRGSVSAAAPTVSSPLSSPRFLSAGYFRVTSRSPDWTRRARVFVSAMSNEIVPMSAPCEAPATSRNIERAGSAKQQLSRLVKESLGSLFPDEVQPIVAACQAKFGDYQCNNAMVIWSQLKGKTTQFKNPSSIGQAIAKNLPESEMIESTSVAGPGFVNIKFSNKWISKHIQNMLVNGIEQWAPILSVRKAVVDFSSPNIAKEMHVGHLRSTIMGDTLARMLEFSNVEVLRRNHVGDWGTQFGMLIEYLFEQFPNWEDAGDQAIGDLQAFYKASKKKFDDDPDFKTRAQQAVVKLQSGEDKYRHAWQNICEISRKEFDLVYQRLKVQLEEKGESFYNPYIRGILEEFERNNLIKESEGARVVEIDGYDIPLIVVKKDGGYNYASTDLACLWYRLTEEKAEWIIYITDVGQQQHFDMFFSAARLIGWLPASKDAYPKASHVGLGLVLGSDGKRFRTRSSEVVRLVELLDEAKNRSKAELIKRLEDNGKITDWTDAELESTAEAVGYGAIKYADLKNNRLTNYTFSFDQMLNDKGNTAVYLLYAHARICSIINKSSKDIEELKKIGKIVLDHVDERALGLHLIQFAEIVEEACSNLLPNVLCEYLYNLSEMFTRFYTSCQVIGSEQQESRLLLCEATAIVMRKCFLLLGITPVYRI